The Planctomycetota bacterium sequence GCGGCAAATTTGGCCTTTGTCCAGCAGCCGGCTAATACAATGGCCGGAGCTACGATGTCCTCAATTACGGTTTTAGTAAGGGATCAGTTTAACGATCCGCAACCAGGCATAACAATTTCCTTGACCACCACCAACGGTACGCTTATAAATGGAACGCTTTCTAAGGATAGCGATATCAATGGCGTTGCCACCTTTGATGATTTAAGTATTACTTTGGCGGCCAATAACTATGCCTTGAGCGCCTCGGCTCTGACCTACACCGTTGCCGCCATAGTTTCCACTTCATTTAATATCACACCGGCCTCGGCTAATAGTTTAACCTTTTTCACGCAACCGGCGAATACCGTGGCCGGAGTAACTATGTCCATAGTTCGAGTTCGGGTTTGGGACCAGTATGCCAATGTGGTTCCATCCGTGGCCGTATCGCTGACTACCACCACCCAGTTGAATGGCACCGCAACGATTACCAGCAACGCTATCGGAATAGCCGCATTTAATGATTTATATATAACCACCACCGGGACATATCAATTATCAGCCCGGGCCGGCGCCGTTGGCCCGACCAGCTCAAATAATTTTGATATTACGCCGGGCGCGGTAATGACCGTGGCGGTTTCCGGAGATACTCCGATTACCTCCGGTATAGAATCCTCATCGTATACTGCGGTATCCAGGGATGCTTATAATAATAATGTTTCGGATACTTACGCCTGGACAAAGGCCAACGGCACAGGTACAGCCACTCTCAGCGTAGATAAGCTGACCGGCGTCCTGTCCGGGACCGTCACCATCACGGCCACCTCTGATGCTGCGCCGGCTAAATCCGGCGGAAAAACAGTCACCGTAAATCCGGGAGCGCCCAGTAGTCTGACCTTCGTCCAACAGCCGACTACGGCCACTGTGAGCGTGGCCATCACTCCGGCCATTACAGTCCGGGTTAAGGATGTCAATAACAATCTTTTATCAGGCGTTTCTGTTTCCGTCACCACCACAGGTGGCACGGCTTTAAGCGGTACGCTTACCCGGAGCAGTGATTCCGGCGGTATTGCGACCTTTAATGATTTAAGCATCGCGTCCGAAGGCAATTATTCCTTATACGCCACCACGGGCCTGATTACCACGACCTCAGCTTCATTTAATATTATGCCGACCCTGCCCAACGTACCGTCCGGTCTGACGGCCACGGCGATTTCGCCTACCGCCATAACCATTACCTGGACAGATACATCAAATAATGAGAGCGGGTTCAAGATAGAGCGTTTCATCTCAGGCAGTTATCAGGAGATTGCCACCACTACGGCTAATACAGCGGTTTATACCAATAACGGCTTGTCAGGTAACACGCTTTACTATTATAAAGTCCGGGCCTACAATGTGACCGGCAACTCCGATTACAGCAATGTGGCTTCAGCCCAGACTCCGATTGCGCCGCCAACGGCGCCGAGCGGACTGATTACCACCTCGGTCACGGCTTCGGTCATATCATTGCAGTGGAACGACAACTCCTCCAATGAGGATAATTTTAAATTGGAAAGGTCTGATGACAACGGAGCCACGTATACGGTTACTTATACTATTTCCGCCAATACCACGGTTTATACCAATACCGGTCTGTCTGAAAACACCACCTACTGGTACCGGGTGTTAGCCATTAACGGTGGCGGCAGTTCGGGTTATTCCAATGCCAAGAGCGCCACCACGTTGTTGCCTTTGCCGACCGCGCCGAGCACCATGACCGCTACCGCGGCCTCGTCATCGCAAATCAATCTGGCCTGGCAGGATAACTCGTCTAACGAGACCGGATTCAAGGTAGAGCGCTCGCCTAACGGTTCGACCGGCTGGGGTGTGATTCTGACCCCGACCGCCAACAGCACGTCCATATCCAATACCGGTCTGTCGGCATCAACCACGTATTATTACCGGATTTTGGCCTATAATGCCACGGGGAACTCAGGTTATTCCAATAACGCCTCGGCCACCACCTTTGAGGTGCCGCCGGTGACGCCGACCAACCTGACCATATCCGCAACCGCCTATAATTCCGTGGTCCTGACCTGGACCGATACGGCCAATAATGAGACCGGATTTAAATTAGAACGTAAACCCGGAGGAGGTTCATATAGCCAGATTGCCACGCCTACGGCCAATGCCACGGCTTACACGGACAACAGCGTATCGCCGAATACCACCTATTATTATAAAATCCGGGCCTATAACACTGCCGGTAATTCCGGCTACAGCAACGAGGCATCAACCACCACGCCGCTGCCGCCGATACCTAATGCGCCGACCGGATTGGTTACAAATACGATAACCTCGGTATCTATCGGGATGCAGTGGACGGATAATTCCACTACCGAGGATGGGTTCAAGGTAGAACGCGCTTCAGCCCCGGGCGGGCCGTGGTTCTATCTGGACCAGGTTTCAACCAATATTACGGCATATAACAACACCGGTTTGGGTTCAGGCCTGACCTACTATTATCGGGTCTATGCATATAACACCGGCGGCAGTTCCGGTTATTCCAATGTGATATCAGGCACCACGCCGATTATCGCGCCCAATGCGCCGACCGGGTTGGTTACCACCACGGTAACTTCATCAGCCATCGGACTGCAGTGGACGGATAATTCCCTGGATGAGAATTCATTCAAGGTTGAACGCTCAATTAAAATGATGAACTGGGTGGCCGGCTCGCCGAGTACCGTGCCTGAAGCCAGGGTATATTTTGCCATGGCGTATGATTCGGTCCGCAAGAAGACCGTGCTTTTCGGAGGGCAAAACAGCATCGGTAATCCTATTAATGATACCTGGGAATGGGACGGGACAAACTGGACCCAGCGCACGCCGGTTTCATCGCCTTCGGCAAGGATGTCTCATATGATGGTATATGATTCGTTCCGGCAGAAGACGGTCTTATTCGGAGGTCTAAACGGCCCCACCCTTAATGATACCTGGGAATGGGACGGGACGAACTGGACCCAGCGCTCACCCGGGACCAGCCCATCAACCCGGCGTAATTCAGGCATGGCCTATGATTCGGTCCGTCAGAAGACGGTTCTGTTCGGAGGTTTTACCGATGGCGGGCCTAACAACGAGACCTGGGAATGGAATGGAACGACCTGGACCCAGAGTTCGCCTGCTTCATATCCTTCTATGAGGTATCTTCATACGATGTGTTATGATTCGGTCAGCCAGAAGACGGTTCTGTTCGGCGGTATTACCGGGGGGTATGATGACCAAACTTGGGAATGGGATGGGACGACCTGGACCCAGCGCTGGCCGGGTTCGTCACCATCAGCACGATTTGCTCATACGATGGTGTATGATTCGGCCCGTAACCAGACGGTTCTGTTCGGAGGTTATGACAGTTATGGACCTAACAGCGAGACCTGGGAATGGGATGGGGCATCGGGGATTTGGACTCCGGTTTACGGTGGCGTACCAACAGCGCGATATTCTCATGCGATGGCATATGATTCCGGCCGGCAAAAGGCAGTTATGTTCGGAGGAAATACCGGCGTTTACATGAACGATACCTGGGAATGGTCTGAATGGGAGGCGATTGCCGAGGTGGGCGCCAATGTTACCACGTTGAGTAATTCCCCATTGCCGGCCAGCACGACATATTGGTATCGGGTCTATGCTTATAACACGGCCGGGCCGTCCGGAATGTCCAATGTCATATCAGCCACCACCCTGCCGCCCCCGCCTCCGGCGGGGCCGACCGGTTTGATTGCCTCGGCGCAGGCCATTGATAAGATACAGTTGAACTGGAACGACAATTCCGGCGATGAAGACGGTTTCAGGATTTACCGTTCCACCAACGGAATTACTTACAGCCAAATTGTTACGCTGACGCTTAACACGACCGTGTACCAGGATATGCCGGTATCGTCCTCGGTAGTTTACTATTACCGGGTCACGGCGTACAGTGCATACAGTGGTTACGGAGATTCTTCTGCGGCTGAGACAACCGGATTTATTTCTACCCAGCCGGATGCGATGATCAGATTGAGCAGTGAAAGTGATGCGTTGTATACGTCTAATAATGTTTATGAATCCACTCCGGTGTCCCAGACCAAGGGGCAGACCGCGGAAAGTTACAAGCTGGTATCCTACTATATCAGGGTGCAGAATGACGGTAATCTTTCCGATTCATTCAAGATAACCGGCTCCGGCAGTTCCGGGAATTGGACCGTGACATATTATGACGTGACTTACGGCGAAGCGGGGCCTAATATTACTTTTGATATGACCTGGATTTTTGGACCCGGATACGTGCCTTCTATAGCCGCCGGAGGTTATATCACCATCCGGATGGAGGTCAGCCAGTCATACGCCCAAACCGGTTCGTATTATGATGCGGTGGTCAGGGTTGCTTCCCAGAGCGACCCGGCTAGGGTAGATACGGTCAAGGCTAGGACCGAGGCCATTCCAGCTTATTACAGCATCTCAGGCAGCGTCAGTTACACCGGGACCAAGACCGGCCGGATTTACCTGGGATTGAATTGGTTCAGCTACGGCGGTGAGCCGGGCAGCGGGACCAGTATCCCGGCGGTCGGGGCATTTACTATCCGGGGTGTTCAGTCAGGCGATTATAGCGTTTATGCCTGGATGGATACTCTGTCTTCCGGAAACAGTAACGCCGGCAATCCTAACGGTGCTACCGGTTTGGTCAGCGTGACTTCAACCAATGTTACGGGGGTAAATATAGTTTTATCTGACCCGGTCACGCCCACCCCGACGGTACCCGATTATGTTCAGGTTTTCCCGTCAGATAGTTCAGGGCTGGCTTTCTATGATACGCCCAAAGATGGAAATGGCAAGGAGATTGCCAGTTCCTATCGCGTATATTGGCATACCAGTCCGACGGTCAGTAAATCTATTTATCTGGGCTACAAAACAATTCCGGCTAATCAGGATGACGCGGCGTTTATTACGGGTTTGACTAATGGATGGACGTATTATTTTGTGATAACCGCATTAGTCGGGACGAATGAAAGCGCGGAATCGGCTGCATCAGCCGGGCTTATCGGTCCGGCCGCAGGCAGTTATAATGTGTCGGGCACGGTCTTTTATCCGGGCGTGACGCCGACCGGTCCGCTTTATGTGGGTGTTTATAATGATGCCGGCGCGATTACTTATACCCGCATTGCTTCGCCGGCTGTTTCTTCCCAGACCTATAGTTTCGCCGGCGTAGCCAACGGTACTTATATGCTCTGGGCGTCGTTGGATATGAATAATAACGGGTTAATGGATGCCGGCGATTGCAAGGATACCGAAGGAGGAACTTTCGTTACGGTCAATAACGCCAACCTGACCGACCAGAACAAGACACTGCCGACCGGATACGGTACCGGTAAAGTGGAAACCGAGCATCGTAAAATAGGCACCGAGGAAACCTACAGTCTTAATATCAAAGTCGCCAGCGGGAGAAAGCTGGTGGTGGCCTGTTCAATTACTTCAGGTCCGGGTATTACCGCGGTGCTGGATATTGATAAGCGAGACCGGGAGTTCAGACGTAATATTGAGCGCGGCTTAAACCGGCCGATTACCTCGGATAATTATGCTCTTAATGTGACATATTCAGACGCGACTACCGAGACCCTGAACGCTCCGGTGACCGCGGTATTGGATTGTTTTGCCCAGAATCTTTCGCCGACCACCATCACCGGCGGGCATGTGGTGCCGACCTTCACTTGGGCTGCTCCGGCCTCGCCGCCGGCTTCATATTCATATTATTTATGGGTGAATGAGCAAAACGGGGGAGACCTCTGGAGGTATCCGGATAAATCAGATATGCCCAGTTCGCAACTGGCGGTTCTGTATAATACTGACAGCCGGGCGTCCCAGCCTAACCTGGATATTGGGTCGGTTTATTATTGGTATGTGCTGGTCAGTGATTCAAACCGCAACAAGGCGTCGCAGGGGGTAAGTTACAGCCCGACCTATTTCGACCGCCAGGCCGATGCGCTGATTGGATTGAGCAGCGAGGCGATTACTTCATACCTGACCGATAATCTTTACGAATCCAATCCGGTTACTCAGACTAAATACCAGGATGCGTTGAAGGGCCAGGTAGTTTCATATGTAATCAGGGTTCAGAACGAAGGCGCCAGCGCTGAGTCATTGATAATTACCGGGACGGCCGGCAACTCCAGCTGGATTGTCAAATATTTCGACGGAGCGACAGATGTTACGGCTAATGTCACCGGCGCCGGATATACCACGCCTGTTATTGCTTCATGCGGTTACCGGGACATACGCCTGGAGGTTAATTCCACAGCCACCGCGACGGTTGGGTCCACGATAAATGTATTTGTGACAGCTAAGTCGTGGAACGACCCGAGTAAAAAGGATATGGTTAAGGCGACTACTACCCGGGTTAACAGTTATGCCGGATTAGGCAACGACGGGTCACTGAATGTGACAGGTTTATTCTATATAGATTCCCAGACCAACGGTTATAACGGCCGGAGTCAGCCGGATGGCTGGAGTTCCAGGGTTTCTTCATTGACTCCTAACAGCGCCGATCTATATAGCACGCCGGCAGCCGGGACGTTCTATCCCAATGACGAATTTATTCTTATTTCTGTAAAAGGCGCTCCGTCAACCAATGTCGGCAACTATGAATTCCTGCGGGTTTACTCGGTTTCGGGCAGTACGGTTTATTTTACCTGTAATAAAACCAAATACTACGGAGACACTGCGGGTTCTGACGCCAATGCCGGAAGCAACCAGTATGTCTTCCTGCAAAGAGTGCCCAATTATTCCAGCGTTCTGGTAAACTGGAATTCTGAGTTGACCTGTAACGACTGGTATGGAAGCGGTGGCGGCGTCCTGGCTTTCCGCGCCAGTTCAACGGTTTATGTTGGTACCAGCGGTAAGTCTGATTATACTAACCGGACGGCCTATATCCGGTCCAGAGGTTTTTCAGGCGGTTCCGGCAGTAGCTACTCAGGTAATTCGGCATCGGGTGATGCATATAACATATTAAGCACATATTCTTCCGGCGGTTATGCTTATAACGGAGCGGCTCAAAATGGTCTTACCACGCCTAACCCGGGCGGCGGCGGAGGCGGCGCCGGAGATACCAATGATACTACCTTACGTACAGGATCTTTAGGCACGACCGGCGCGGCCGGCGGCGGTGGCGGAGCTGCCTACGGCGGAACGTCCGCTACCAAAGGCGGCGGCGGAGGCGGAGGAGGTTATTGTACTGTCGGCACTAATGGACTGGGGTATACAATGGGCACGGGTGCTTCCGGATCAACCGGTGGTACCGGCGGTAATAGTTTTAGCAGCTCAACGCAAAATAATGCCGGTGGCGGTGGCGGCGGCGGTTCATTTAACAGCCCATCAAGTTTAAACAGCAGGGCATTTTTCGGTGCCGGCGGCGGTGCCGGCGGCGCAACCTGGGCATCAACCGGCGGTTCTTACGGTGGAACCAACGGCGGTAAAGGTGGCGGTTTTATCTATATCGGGGCTGCTTATATTTACGTATATTATAATGTCTACAGTACTTACTATGATTACGGATATATTACGGTCAATGGCGAAAACGGGAAGAATGTTTCATACTCCGGTAATTCCTTGCCGGGCGGCGGCGGTGGTGGAGCCGGAGGTTCGATAATTACCCGTTCTTCAGTACTTTATATTGGGCATACCATGGGTGTTACTTGTTATGCCGGCGCCGGTAGTGTTGGCGGATCAGGTTATGGCGGAGGTGCCGGCGGCTGGGGCGGAATTTATTACCAATATAGCAGTCTGACAGGTAATTCTCCAGCGCCTAATACGTATAGCCCAGGAACTGCGCCATCAGAATAGGTATTGTTAAGCGTGATAAACCCCGTTCCCCGATTAACATCGGGGGCGGGGTTATTTTTTTTCATAAATAGCGCATACCTAACAGAATCTAATAGTTGACTTGCCTGAAAAATGAATTACAATGCTACGCTGATATGGTTTTACTGAAAATCACTCTTGTTTTTATATTGATAGTTTTGTTGCTTAGGTTAAAAACCCCATTTAGTATTTCTATCCTTCTGGCCGGCCTGATATTAGGCCTGGGATTTAATCTAGGGGTTTCTGATATCGGCCGGACCGCCTGGGCAGCTCTTCAGGAGCCGGAGACCATTTCTCTGGCTTTGATTGTCGGAATAATATTGGTCCTCTCCGAGTTGCTTCAGGTATCAGGCCAGATGACCGAGTTAGGCCAGGTGATAATCAAGACCTTCGGGTTACATCGCTGGACCTATACGATTTTACCGGCTATTATCGGGTTACTGCCCATGCCCGGTGGGGCATTGTTTACCGCGCCGATGATGGACGGGGTCAGCGAAACCAACATACCGGCCCATAAGAAAACCCTGATTAATTATTGGTTCCGGCACATCTGGGAATACGCCTGGCCTCTGTATCCGGGCCTGGTTTTGGCCGCCGGTTTAGCCCGGGTTAATCTTAACACCCTTTCCCTGATACAGTCGCCGTTTACCGTGATTTCTGCCCTGATTGGCGCCGCGCTCATTCTGCCCGGCATAAGAATATCGGATGAACACGTTCATAAGGGTTCTTTTAGGGATTTCGCCCGAATGGTCTATCTGATTTCTCCGATAATTGTTATTATCTTGCTGTTTGTCGTGTTTCATCTGAATATGCTTATCTGCATTTCAACCGGCCTGGCCGTGGCCATTCTGAATGTCCTCATCAGCCGGAAGTTAAAGATAACCGCCATACTCAAGGTTGTTTTTGTCAAGTTATCGGTTTATCAGATGATATTTGTGGTCATCAGCGTGCTGATTTTTACCGGGATAATGCGCTCCAGCACCCTGATAGTCGAACTCAGCCGTTTCTTCACCGGCGGGATAGACGGCAATATTCCTTTTGTCTATATGACCGTAGCCATAATACTCCTGCCTTTTATCGTCGGATTACTGACCGGCTTAACCGTGGGATTTGTCGGCATAACATTCCCCCTGATATTTTCCACCATTGTGCCGAACGGGATAGATGTCATGCCGATGGCAATGCTGGCTTATATTTCCGGGGTAAGCGGCGTGATGCTCTCGCCGGTGCATCTGTGTCTGGTCCTGACCAACCAATATTACAATTCCGAGTTTTCCAAGGTATATAAAACCCTGATTCCGGTTTCTTTGTCCGTGTTGTTATTGGCCGTGTCCGGATTTTTATTATACGCCATATTGTAAATCATCCGATTTTTGATTTACGGGCTCTGGGATGGGCCTGGTTATACACCTCTTTAAGCCGGTTGGTGGTGATGTGGGTGTAAATCTGGGTGGTGGAGATGCTCTTGTGGCCGAGTAATTCCTGGACGCTTCTTAAGTCCGCGCCATGGTCCAACAGGTGGGTGGCAAAGGTATGCCTGAAGGTATGGGGCGAGATTTTCTTGTTGGTCAATCCGGTGCCTATCCGGTAACGGGTAATTTCATTACGCACGCTCCGATCCGTCAGTCCCTCTCCGAAGCGATTAAGAAACAGATATGAATTCTGTTCCGGCTTTTGCTTGGCCGATATTTTATTATTAATTACATAGGCTTCTTTTTCCCGGGCAGTCAGATAGTTTTCTATCGCCTTCATGGCAAAACTGCCGATAGGGACTATCCGCTCCTTCCGGCCCTTGCCTAAAATATGGGCGACTGACGAATTGAAATCTATATCCTTTATTTTGAGTTGTGCCAGCTCGGAAACACGCAACCCGCAACTGTAGAGCAGCTCCAGGATGGCCGCATCCCTTAAGGCGACCATTCGGCCTTCATTGGGGCGGAACTTCGGTGTCTGGATGGCCGGCTGATGGACCATGTTTTTCACCTCTGACTCGGTCATAAAGTCAGGCAGTTTCTTATTTATCCGCGGCGAGCGTATCAGGACGATGGGATTGTTTGCAATGAGCCGTTTCTGGGCCAGGAACTTAAAGAATGATTTTAGCGTTGCCACCTTACGGGCCAGAGATGTTTTTTGATAATTCTTGTCTTTCAGATGTACCAGATAGGAGCGGATGACCAGATTGGTTACACCGGGAAAATCCATTGACGGGTATTGCGATTTCAAGAAATTGCTGAATTGAGCTAAATCATTGCTGTAAGAGCGAACAGTTTCCGGAGAATAATCCCGGGCCGATGATAAATAATCAATAAACTGCTTGATATAATCAGGCATAACTATTCTATCGGTAAAACACGGGGGATGCTTTAGATACTTAGATAAAACTATTGACCCCGCCCATGATTTTATTTATTATATTATTCAGCGCATAGAAATTATGCGGTTGACTGTTAGCTTCACACGATAAATTTATGTGCTGGGTTGACAATCATCAGGCCTGATATTATTATTCGTTATGAGAAAATTAATAATCTGGACATTTACGGCGGTTATAATCCAGTTTTTACCTGGCTTTAATATTTACGCGCAGGAATCAGCGCTTAGATTCAGCCGTCAGAGTATAGAAATATCAGGGGAATTGGATAATCTTATCCTTAGGGATATCAATAACGATAAATTGCAGGAGCTTATATTCCAGCAGGGGCATAATTTGTTGATATATAAGCTGTTAACGACGGTATCAGGCACGGGTTTCACCCGGGATGCCGTTTGTCAATTGCCCCAAGACGCCTGTATTTATGACATAGTTGAGGCGAGTTCCCAAGCCAATATAATTTATATTAACAGTAAAGGAATTAATGTAGCCGGCATGTATAGTTTAACCGGTGGCGCCGAAGCGCCAGGGCGCCCTGATGGCGCTCACCAGGCGGCGCCGGCACTGAATTTCCCCTGCCGGACTGTTTTTAGGGACGAAGGGTTTCCCGGCCCGCTTCAGAAAAAAATACTGTTTAATTTGGATGGCGATAATCGCATGGTGATTGTTCCCGACAACAATAAATTTCGTATGGTTTGCTACGATAATATTTTATCCAAAGCGATTACCCGGACCGATGAGGTGCCGGTTGATATGGTATCGCGGATATATAACAGCACCGGCATCTTTGAGCCTTTGGCGACAGAAGTATCCTTCCCGGTATTCGTATTCGCCGATATAAATAACGACAAGAGCAATGATTTTATTACCCTGAGGCAGAACAATATTTACGGTTTTACCTGCGACAAGGAAAAGCAGGGCGTTTTTTCATTTAAGCCGATTGGCAACCTGTTAACCATTCCCGATGGCGCCGCCAGCCAGGAAATTGATTTTGGCTATACCTTATCCCCGATTGTCAGCGATATAAACAAGGACGGTTGCGCGGACATTATCTTCAGCGATGACCGCGAAGGAACGGTTTATGTTTATTTAAATCAGTTCAATACCACAAAGGCATTCTTCGCCAAAACGCCGACCCAGATCATCAGGACGAATAACTGGATTATCGAGCATAACCTGATTGATTTGAACGGCGATTCATTGGAGGATTTGGTTTTGGTCCAGATGAATAAATTGGGAGTCATGGGCGGGTTGCAGGCCATCCTGGCAAAAACGCTGGAATGGGAGATAGTGGTGTATTTAGCTCGTTCGGCAAAAGACGCCTCGGCGGATGTTTATCCCAAAAGCCCTGATTATGTCCGTTCAATAAAACTGCCGTTTTCATTCTCGCATTCCGGGTCGCTTTCTTCAGGCCGGTTTCTTCCGAAGATACAAACCCCGTATATCTGGAGTTTAGCCGGCGATTTTAACGGTGATAAAATGCGTGATTTATTAATCTCCGGGACAGAATCGCAGATTGAGATGTATGCGGGAAGCGGGTCGCAGATATTTGACAAGGCCGTCTCGGCATCTTTGAATCTGCCTTCTATTACTCAGGGTTATAAGCTTATGGGAATGCCTTACGGCGCCCCGGTGATTGCCGATATCAATAACGACGGCCGCTCGGATATTATTGTTCCGCTTATCCGCCAAGATTCGGGCGGGCTGGTGTCTCATTCCTACGAAATTCTATTATCAAACTAAATATTATTATTTTATTGACTTTATACGGTATTGTTTGATATATAATAAGTTATATTAATTATCATTTTGGGAAAATCAGTGTTTAAGGAGGAAAATAAATGCAAAGGAAGG is a genomic window containing:
- a CDS encoding VCBS repeat-containing protein, yielding MRKLIIWTFTAVIIQFLPGFNIYAQESALRFSRQSIEISGELDNLILRDINNDKLQELIFQQGHNLLIYKLLTTVSGTGFTRDAVCQLPQDACIYDIVEASSQANIIYINSKGINVAGMYSLTGGAEAPGRPDGAHQAAPALNFPCRTVFRDEGFPGPLQKKILFNLDGDNRMVIVPDNNKFRMVCYDNILSKAITRTDEVPVDMVSRIYNSTGIFEPLATEVSFPVFVFADINNDKSNDFITLRQNNIYGFTCDKEKQGVFSFKPIGNLLTIPDGAASQEIDFGYTLSPIVSDINKDGCADIIFSDDREGTVYVYLNQFNTTKAFFAKTPTQIIRTNNWIIEHNLIDLNGDSLEDLVLVQMNKLGVMGGLQAILAKTLEWEIVVYLARSAKDASADVYPKSPDYVRSIKLPFSFSHSGSLSSGRFLPKIQTPYIWSLAGDFNGDKMRDLLISGTESQIEMYAGSGSQIFDKAVSASLNLPSITQGYKLMGMPYGAPVIADINNDGRSDIIVPLIRQDSGGLVSHSYEILLSN
- the xerC gene encoding tyrosine recombinase XerC; protein product: MPDYIKQFIDYLSSARDYSPETVRSYSNDLAQFSNFLKSQYPSMDFPGVTNLVIRSYLVHLKDKNYQKTSLARKVATLKSFFKFLAQKRLIANNPIVLIRSPRINKKLPDFMTESEVKNMVHQPAIQTPKFRPNEGRMVALRDAAILELLYSCGLRVSELAQLKIKDIDFNSSVAHILGKGRKERIVPIGSFAMKAIENYLTAREKEAYVINNKISAKQKPEQNSYLFLNRFGEGLTDRSVRNEITRYRIGTGLTNKKISPHTFRHTFATHLLDHGADLRSVQELLGHKSISTTQIYTHITTNRLKEVYNQAHPRARKSKIG
- a CDS encoding DUF401 family protein — encoded protein: MVLLKITLVFILIVLLLRLKTPFSISILLAGLILGLGFNLGVSDIGRTAWAALQEPETISLALIVGIILVLSELLQVSGQMTELGQVIIKTFGLHRWTYTILPAIIGLLPMPGGALFTAPMMDGVSETNIPAHKKTLINYWFRHIWEYAWPLYPGLVLAAGLARVNLNTLSLIQSPFTVISALIGAALILPGIRISDEHVHKGSFRDFARMVYLISPIIVIILLFVVFHLNMLICISTGLAVAILNVLISRKLKITAILKVVFVKLSVYQMIFVVISVLIFTGIMRSSTLIVELSRFFTGGIDGNIPFVYMTVAIILLPFIVGLLTGLTVGFVGITFPLIFSTIVPNGIDVMPMAMLAYISGVSGVMLSPVHLCLVLTNQYYNSEFSKVYKTLIPVSLSVLLLAVSGFLLYAIL